In Arachis hypogaea cultivar Tifrunner chromosome 17, arahy.Tifrunner.gnm2.J5K5, whole genome shotgun sequence, a single window of DNA contains:
- the LOC140180613 gene encoding uncharacterized protein, whose amino-acid sequence MYYDLKKMFWWPGMKGDVAIVVSKCLTCQKVKIELQKPSGMLQPPEIPQFWGAFKRVFGTKLCLSTIYHPQTDGQLERNIQMLEDMLRACVLVQPGSWDRYMPLVEIAYNNNFHASIGMAQYETLYGQKCQSPHCWYGSGEASALGPDLVAETTEKIKKIWERILTAQSR is encoded by the exons ATGTATTatgacttaaagaagatgttctggtggcctgggatgaaaggtgatgtagcTATAGTGGTATCCAAGTGCCTGACGTGTCAGAAAGTGAAGATAGAGCTTCAGAAGCCATCAGGAATGCTACAGCCTCCTGAGATTCCTCA gttttggggagctttcaaAAGAGTTTTCGGTACAAAGCTATGTCTCAGCACCatatatcatccacaaactgatGGACAGTTGGAAAGGAATATTCAGATGTTGGAGGATATGCTGAGAGCATGTGTTCTGGTTCAACCCGGAAGTTGGGAccgttacatgccattggtggaaATTGCGTACAACAATAactttcatgcgagcattgggatggctcaGTATGAGACCTTATATGGACAGAAGTGTCAGTCTCCACATTGTTGGTATGGATCTGGTgaagcaagtgcattgggtccagatttggtagcagagactactgagaaGATTAAGAAGATTTGGGAAAGGATTCTAACTGCTCAGAGTCGATAG